The genomic DNA CGAACTCGAACGGCCGGGAATCGTCCACCGGCTGGATAAGGACACCTCGGGATTGATCGTGGTGGCGAAGAACATGGCGGCCCAGCGCGCGCTGCAGGATTCGTTCGCGCGGCGCGCGGCGAAGAAGACCTACCTGGCGCTGGTTTCGGGAAGGCCGCCCACGCCCGAAGGGCGGATCGAAGCGCCGATCGGCCGCGATCCGCGCAACCGCCAGCGGATGGCGGTGGTTCCACCCTCGCGCGGGCGCGAGGCAGTGACGCTCTACCTGACCCGCGAGCGGTTTGAGGATTACACGCTGCTGGAAGCCCATCCGCTGACCGGCCGCACGCACCAGATCCGCGTGCACCTGGCGTACATTGGCTGTCCGGTGGCGGGTGACTCCGTGTACGGTCCTCGCCACCGCACGCCCTCGCACAGCCCCACACGCGCGGGCAAGGGCTGGGAGAGGGGGCAGGGGGGCGAGGGGGGGAAGGCGGAACGCCAATTGCTGCACGCCTGGAAGTTGAAAATCACTCTCCCCGGCGAAGAAGCGCCGCGCGAGTTCGAGGCGCCGTTGGCGGAAGATTTTCAGGCGGTATTGGCTTCGCTGCATCCGGCATTCCGAGGCTGATAGCGGACAACCGCATTGCCGGAATCCGAACGGCGGCGGGAAGGGTTAACCTTCGACGGCCGCCGTTTTTCAGGCAGGCGCGGTTTCCTACCCCGCATCACCGGCGGAAGATCACCGGCAGTTTCGCCAACGCATTTGCCAAGGCGGCGATGATTCCCACTGCCAGGCCGGCTTTCAGCAGCCCGGACATAACGGAAAACACCTCCCCCTGGAAGAGCACAAGCGGCGGGCCGGCCAGCATGGAGGCCAGGATGTAGATATCGAATACGGCCAGCAGGAATTCGGCGATGCGGGAAAGATGCTCCCAGCGG from Anaerolineales bacterium includes the following:
- a CDS encoding RluA family pseudouridine synthase translates to MKDELRTLSADAGGERLDRFLGRRLAEHSRTYLQKLIEEGFVDVNGSPALKPARPLVEGDAVAVRFPPTPPPGVEPESIPLRIVFENADLLVIDKPAGMVVHPAAGHRSGTLVGAVLAHAPEVGGVGELERPGIVHRLDKDTSGLIVVAKNMAAQRALQDSFARRAAKKTYLALVSGRPPTPEGRIEAPIGRDPRNRQRMAVVPPSRGREAVTLYLTRERFEDYTLLEAHPLTGRTHQIRVHLAYIGCPVAGDSVYGPRHRTPSHSPTRAGKGWERGQGGEGGKAERQLLHAWKLKITLPGEEAPREFEAPLAEDFQAVLASLHPAFRG